The following are from one region of the Paenibacillus sp. KS-LC4 genome:
- the nusB gene encoding transcription antitermination factor NusB yields MKRRLAREIAVSSLYQMEMNEVTADEAVDMLLEEAHSANEIGAEPGDIGKAEDDFVRQLVMGVAERKAAIDDMLQDHLTGWQVDRLSRVDRQVLRLACFEMVFSDDVPPKAVINEAIELAKHFGTEESGKFVNGVLGKLISGLEQLKAEN; encoded by the coding sequence ATGAAACGTAGATTAGCGAGAGAAATTGCAGTATCAAGCTTGTACCAAATGGAAATGAATGAAGTCACAGCTGATGAAGCGGTGGACATGCTTCTTGAAGAGGCTCATTCCGCTAATGAGATCGGTGCAGAGCCAGGAGATATTGGCAAGGCGGAAGATGATTTTGTAAGACAGCTCGTCATGGGCGTTGCGGAGCGGAAAGCGGCGATTGACGACATGCTGCAGGATCATTTGACCGGATGGCAGGTGGACAGGCTGTCTCGGGTAGACCGTCAGGTTTTGCGTCTGGCATGCTTTGAGATGGTATTCAGCGACGATGTGCCTCCGAAAGCCGTTATTAATGAGGCAATTGAGCTAGCAAAGCATTTCGGCACGGAAGAGTCTGGCAAATTCGTAAATGGCGTGTTAGGCAAGCTGATTAGCGGACTTGAGCAGCTGAAAGCCGAGAATTGA
- a CDS encoding DUF2273 domain-containing protein, giving the protein MWREFWVHYGKRTIGAAAGLFFGFVYLFAGFWDMLVFMLLISVGYWIGKKKDLRQDPVAPWQQVWSVLMERFRPFR; this is encoded by the coding sequence ATGTGGAGGGAATTTTGGGTTCATTACGGAAAGCGGACAATTGGCGCAGCAGCAGGTCTCTTTTTCGGCTTCGTGTATTTGTTTGCTGGTTTTTGGGATATGCTGGTTTTTATGCTGCTTATTTCAGTCGGTTATTGGATAGGTAAAAAGAAAGATTTACGGCAAGATCCGGTTGCTCCATGGCAGCAAGTTTGGAGTGTACTAATGGAAAGGTTTCGCCCGTTTAGATAA
- the amaP gene encoding alkaline shock response membrane anchor protein AmaP — MFRIVDKLLLFIYSIVIGAASIMIACIGFNWISKRALLMAIDHLFEQPSLQISVIIVGIVLFLLSLRFFIVSLHRGSAAPPSIDQRTDFGDIRISIETIENLALKAASKRRGVKDLRARIRTSDSGLDIVLRVFVDGESSIPTLTEEIQLAVKSHIEDITGIPVSNVTVFVANVIQTGMYKSRVE, encoded by the coding sequence TTGTTTAGAATTGTGGACAAGTTGCTATTGTTTATTTATAGCATCGTAATCGGTGCCGCTTCCATTATGATCGCATGTATTGGCTTTAATTGGATTTCGAAGCGAGCGCTTTTAATGGCTATTGACCATCTTTTTGAGCAACCATCGCTTCAGATTTCCGTTATTATTGTTGGGATTGTATTGTTTTTGCTCAGCTTGAGATTTTTTATTGTTTCCTTGCATCGCGGCTCTGCCGCTCCGCCATCCATTGATCAACGGACAGATTTTGGCGATATTCGCATTTCCATTGAAACGATTGAAAATTTAGCCCTTAAAGCAGCTTCCAAACGCCGTGGGGTTAAAGATTTGCGTGCGCGCATTCGTACTTCCGACTCTGGCCTTGACATTGTGCTTCGCGTGTTTGTTGATGGAGAAAGCTCTATCCCAACACTTACGGAAGAGATTCAGCTTGCTGTCAAAAGCCATATTGAGGATATTACAGGCATACCGGTTTCCAATGTGACGGTATTCGTGGCGAATGTCATTCAGACAGGCATGTACAAGAGTCGCGTGGAATAG
- a CDS encoding Asp23/Gls24 family envelope stress response protein: MSTTATDYEKTDIGVIQIAPEVIEVIAGLATVEVSGVAGMSGGFAGGIAEMLGRKNLSKGVKVDVGQREAAIDVSIIVEYGNRIPEIASEIQRNVKRSIETMTGLHVIEVNVHIHDVHFKAAEKPVEEDQLLRVK; encoded by the coding sequence ATGAGTACAACAGCAACGGATTATGAGAAAACGGACATTGGCGTTATTCAGATCGCACCCGAGGTTATTGAAGTCATTGCTGGGCTGGCTACAGTTGAGGTGTCTGGTGTAGCTGGCATGAGCGGCGGTTTTGCAGGCGGAATCGCAGAGATGCTTGGGCGTAAAAACTTGTCTAAAGGCGTTAAGGTTGATGTTGGACAGCGTGAGGCGGCGATTGATGTATCCATTATTGTGGAATACGGCAACCGCATTCCAGAAATCGCTTCAGAAATTCAGCGCAATGTGAAACGTTCGATTGAAACGATGACAGGTCTGCATGTTATTGAAGTGAACGTACATATTCACGATGTTCATTTCAAAGCTGCTGAGAAGCCGGTAGAGGAAGACCAACTGCTGCGCGTTAAGTAA
- the accC gene encoding acetyl-CoA carboxylase biotin carboxylase subunit, producing MNFQKILIANRGEIAVRIIRACRELGITSVAVYSEADRDSLHVRLADEAYCIGPTLSKDSYLNLTNLMSVATITECDAIHPGYGFLAENADFAEICESCNITFIGPSPEAISKMGDKAVAKQTMQQANVPVIPGSEGLIETMEEAVEIARQIGYPVIIKATAGGGGKGIRIADTEEMLVSQITTAQQEAQKAFGNAGVYLEKYLTGMKHVEVQIMADKHGNAVHLFERDCSVQRRRQKLVEEAPCPILSPELREAMGQAAVRAALAVQYSGAGTLEFLLGPDGQFYFMEMNTRIQVEHPVTEMITNVDLIKEMISVAEGNPLSFKQEDLAINGWSIECRINAEDPERNFMPSPGHIPFYLAPGGTGVRVDSAVYPGYTISPHYDSMIAKLIVWGRTREEAIARMKRALSEFAIEGIKTTIPFHQKLLEHPKFIEGNFDIKFLEEYDVFHPEKAAAVAADNM from the coding sequence GTGAATTTCCAAAAAATTCTTATTGCCAACCGCGGCGAAATCGCCGTGCGTATTATTCGCGCTTGCCGCGAACTAGGCATTACAAGCGTAGCCGTTTATTCGGAGGCGGATCGCGATTCGCTGCATGTGCGCCTAGCAGATGAAGCTTATTGCATCGGGCCTACTTTGTCGAAGGACAGCTATTTGAATTTAACGAATTTGATGAGCGTAGCTACCATTACGGAATGTGATGCGATTCATCCAGGCTATGGCTTCCTTGCTGAAAATGCGGATTTCGCGGAAATCTGCGAATCCTGCAACATTACGTTTATCGGTCCTTCACCGGAAGCGATTAGCAAAATGGGCGACAAGGCAGTAGCCAAGCAAACGATGCAGCAGGCTAACGTTCCGGTTATTCCCGGCTCTGAAGGTCTAATTGAGACGATGGAAGAAGCGGTCGAAATCGCTCGTCAAATCGGATATCCCGTCATTATTAAAGCGACAGCGGGCGGAGGCGGCAAGGGCATCCGTATTGCTGATACCGAGGAAATGCTCGTTTCGCAAATTACGACGGCACAGCAGGAAGCACAGAAAGCTTTCGGCAATGCAGGCGTTTATTTAGAAAAATATTTGACTGGCATGAAGCATGTCGAGGTTCAGATTATGGCGGACAAGCATGGCAATGCTGTACATCTTTTTGAACGCGATTGCTCCGTTCAGCGTCGTCGCCAGAAGTTGGTAGAAGAGGCGCCTTGTCCAATTCTCTCTCCTGAGCTTCGCGAAGCGATGGGACAAGCAGCTGTTCGCGCAGCGCTTGCTGTTCAATATTCAGGGGCAGGAACACTTGAATTTTTGCTCGGACCGGACGGCCAATTTTATTTTATGGAAATGAATACTCGTATTCAGGTTGAGCATCCCGTTACAGAAATGATTACGAATGTTGATCTGATTAAAGAGATGATTTCCGTGGCAGAAGGCAATCCGCTTTCCTTTAAGCAAGAGGATCTTGCGATTAATGGCTGGTCGATCGAATGCCGGATTAACGCAGAGGATCCAGAGCGTAATTTTATGCCGTCGCCAGGACATATTCCGTTCTATCTGGCTCCAGGCGGTACAGGCGTACGGGTCGACAGCGCGGTTTATCCGGGCTACACAATTTCACCGCATTATGACTCAATGATTGCCAAGCTGATCGTTTGGGGAAGAACTCGTGAGGAAGCGATTGCCCGCATGAAGCGAGCTTTGTCTGAATTCGCGATTGAAGGCATCAAAACAACGATTCCTTTCCATCAAAAACTGCTGGAGCATCCAAAGTTTATTGAAGGAAATTTTGATATCAAGTTCCTTGAGGAATATGATGTGTTCCATCCGGAGAAGGCTGCGGCAGTAGCTGCGGACAATATGTAA
- the accB gene encoding acetyl-CoA carboxylase biotin carboxyl carrier protein, whose translation MFKLSEIKELIKLVDQTSVHELEIENEGTRLLIRKPGKTEVVNVQAAPLTHTYSQQPAPVYTAAPAAEPASQPAAAEKPAARAASENLHQITSPMVGTFYSSPSPDAAAFVKPGDRVSEKSVVCILEAMKLMNELEAEVRGEIVEVLVSNGQLVEYGQPLFLVKPE comes from the coding sequence ATGTTCAAATTGAGCGAGATTAAAGAATTGATCAAGCTTGTCGATCAAACCTCCGTTCATGAGCTGGAAATCGAAAACGAAGGGACTCGCCTGCTAATTCGCAAGCCCGGGAAAACGGAAGTCGTCAATGTGCAAGCAGCCCCGCTAACGCATACATATTCACAGCAGCCTGCACCTGTTTACACAGCAGCACCTGCTGCTGAGCCAGCCTCGCAGCCTGCAGCGGCAGAGAAGCCTGCAGCTCGCGCTGCAAGTGAGAATTTGCACCAAATTACTTCCCCGATGGTAGGCACGTTTTACAGCTCGCCAAGCCCTGATGCTGCGGCATTCGTAAAACCGGGCGACCGTGTATCCGAGAAAAGCGTCGTTTGCATCTTGGAAGCGATGAAGCTGATGAACGAGCTGGAGGCGGAAGTGCGCGGCGAAATCGTCGAAGTGCTTGTATCGAATGGCCAATTGGTGGAATACGGGCAGCCGCTATTTTTGGTGAAGCCGGAATAA
- a CDS encoding SpoIIIAH-like family protein encodes MNTKRQTIWLVSMLSLMVVLSAYYLFTQDASSPDLLTDNTQQERAVTQGATEAAGSGIVVDEVQHGADNGLSAADKEVLEQYEQGGAATSVFADIQQKRTQENNEELDKLMADIANTQVDKEKSTEAAKQLSMLEEKNVKLTELEEQLMQNYESAIVDEENNVYKVVVASEKLEKNQAADIVDLVMKKMEINADQVSVQFVP; translated from the coding sequence ATGAACACGAAAAGACAAACGATTTGGCTCGTATCAATGCTCAGCTTGATGGTGGTACTGTCCGCCTATTACTTGTTTACGCAGGACGCAAGCTCGCCAGATTTGCTCACAGACAACACACAGCAGGAGCGGGCGGTGACGCAGGGAGCAACGGAGGCGGCGGGCAGCGGCATCGTCGTGGATGAGGTGCAGCATGGTGCAGACAATGGGCTAAGCGCTGCTGATAAAGAGGTGCTGGAGCAGTATGAGCAAGGAGGGGCGGCAACGAGCGTATTCGCAGATATTCAGCAGAAGCGGACGCAGGAAAATAACGAGGAGCTTGATAAGCTGATGGCGGATATCGCCAATACACAAGTAGATAAAGAAAAGTCTACTGAAGCGGCTAAGCAGCTTTCCATGCTCGAAGAAAAAAATGTAAAGCTGACAGAGCTGGAAGAACAGCTGATGCAAAACTATGAATCAGCAATTGTGGATGAAGAAAACAATGTTTATAAAGTCGTCGTAGCCAGCGAGAAGCTTGAAAAAAATCAGGCAGCCGATATTGTTGATCTCGTCATGAAGAAAATGGAAATTAATGCCGATCAGGTATCCGTGCAATTTGTACCTTAA
- the spoIIIAG gene encoding stage III sporulation protein AG, which produces MAKWLEKLEAMAGGGPGGPNRVKMLRLLLIIGCVGAMLMLMNSFLTFNKVEPSLQGQRQGQEQNLQSLDDTAWTSPSSREGASFETVEQPLEARLKEILEKIVGVGEVDVLVTIDSTEEIVVERNEKETQSVTDENDKSGGKRHITAINKDGEVVLVEVSGDQKPIIKKTINPRIRGVLIVAKGAENATVRRLIIDAVEKGVNVAATRISVAPRKQ; this is translated from the coding sequence GTGGCGAAGTGGCTGGAGAAGCTTGAAGCGATGGCGGGCGGAGGCCCTGGTGGACCGAATCGAGTGAAAATGCTGCGCCTCCTGCTCATTATCGGATGTGTTGGAGCGATGCTGATGCTGATGAATTCATTCCTCACCTTTAACAAAGTTGAGCCTTCCTTACAAGGGCAAAGGCAGGGGCAGGAGCAAAATCTGCAGTCATTAGATGACACGGCCTGGACCAGCCCAAGCTCGCGGGAAGGAGCCTCATTCGAAACAGTGGAGCAGCCGCTGGAGGCGAGGCTTAAGGAGATTTTGGAGAAAATCGTTGGTGTTGGCGAGGTGGATGTTCTGGTCACTATTGATTCGACAGAGGAGATCGTCGTTGAACGCAATGAGAAGGAGACGCAGTCGGTGACAGACGAGAATGACAAAAGCGGAGGCAAACGGCATATTACGGCGATTAACAAGGATGGCGAGGTTGTACTCGTCGAGGTGTCCGGCGATCAGAAGCCGATTATCAAAAAGACGATCAACCCACGCATTCGCGGCGTCCTTATTGTCGCCAAGGGCGCGGAAAATGCAACCGTCAGACGTTTAATTATAGATGCGGTCGAAAAAGGCGTAAATGTTGCGGCAACTCGCATTTCTGTTGCACCGAGGAAGCAATAA
- the spoIIIAF gene encoding stage III sporulation protein AF, whose product MVAWLSDWLRDIIAVIMLAVCTELLLPNKAMLRYARLVIGLLVLLTLLSPLLRLLQGDVTAGLSAGIQQWEMSTAQKQVKMPTLADIQRQSEELKRKQQQQAAKLTGRTLSTAMEAAIVRYTGQTASSVEVKLKWIKEGDVEMVEMDTVTVTFPQLLPEEEAAPPRGSPTNLAANSTQDFQQENRQIEEVEPVSVEVMVPEIVESGPLPASSGRSTAGEPLWQPVSAELDKQTRAVLTEGWGLSAQAIIIRQPASIRGEK is encoded by the coding sequence ATGGTAGCTTGGCTGAGCGATTGGCTGCGCGACATTATCGCCGTCATTATGCTCGCTGTATGCACCGAGCTGCTGTTGCCCAACAAGGCGATGCTGCGCTATGCGAGACTAGTTATCGGCCTTCTCGTGCTGCTGACGCTGCTGTCTCCGCTGCTTCGCCTGCTGCAAGGCGACGTAACGGCGGGACTGAGCGCAGGCATCCAGCAATGGGAGATGAGCACGGCACAGAAGCAAGTGAAGATGCCGACGCTTGCCGACATACAGCGTCAGTCGGAGGAGCTTAAACGCAAGCAGCAGCAGCAGGCGGCTAAGCTTACTGGCCGCACGCTCTCCACAGCGATGGAAGCTGCAATCGTTCGCTATACCGGGCAGACGGCAAGCTCGGTTGAAGTCAAGCTGAAATGGATCAAGGAAGGAGATGTTGAGATGGTCGAAATGGATACGGTGACCGTGACGTTTCCGCAGCTGCTTCCTGAAGAAGAGGCTGCTCCGCCGAGAGGGTCCCCTACAAATTTGGCTGCGAATTCGACGCAGGATTTCCAACAGGAAAATAGACAGATCGAAGAAGTGGAGCCAGTAAGCGTGGAGGTTATGGTGCCTGAGATCGTCGAGTCCGGGCCGCTTCCAGCATCAAGTGGACGGAGTACGGCTGGTGAACCGTTATGGCAGCCCGTGAGCGCAGAGCTTGATAAGCAGACCAGAGCTGTGCTTACCGAGGGCTGGGGCTTATCGGCTCAGGCTATCATAATTCGCCAACCGGCAAGCATTCGCGGAGAAAAGTAA